The Terriglobia bacterium genome contains the following window.
GATCGTTCCGGAATACCGCGAACGTTTCCAGCGCTTGCACCAGGGGATCTGCGAGGGCGGCAGCGGCGTTCTGGAATTCGAGTCCATGGGCCTGCAAGGAACGCGCTGCTGGCTGGAGACGCATGCCGTTCCCTTTCGCGACGCCGAGGGCCGCATCATCGGTTCTCTCAGCGTCACCCGGGACATCAGCGAGCACAAGCGCGCCGAGGAGGCCCTGCGTCTCTCCGAAGCGCGCAACCGCGACCTCGTGGAAAACGCCGCCTACGGCATCTGCCGCGCCTCGCTCCACGGGGTTTTTCATTACCTCAACCCCGCTTTCCAGCGCATGCTCCAGTGCTCGTCCGCCGAAGAGGTCCGCGCCCTCAACCTTGTGGGCGATATCTTCCGCTATCCGGAGGAGTTCGCGTGCCTGCTGGCCTCCTGCCAAGAACAGGGGCGAATCAACGGCGCGGAAACCGAATGGCGCCGCCGCGATGGGAGCATTTTCACCGTGCGCCTCACCCTGCGCAGGGTCCTCACGCCTTCCGCTACGGAGAGCCTGGAGATCATCGCCGAGGACGTCACCGAGCTGCGCGCCATGGAGCGCCAGCTCCGCCAAGCGCAGAAATTCGAAGCTATCGGCCAGCTGGCCGGAGGCGTGGCCCACGATTTCAACAACGTCGTCGGCGCCATCCTCGGCTGGGCCGAGCTCGGCTTCGAGCAGACCAAGGACTCGCCGCAGGCCGCCCTCAAATTCGGGCGCATCCGCGAGCAGGCGGAGCGCGCCGCGGCTCTTACCAAGGAACTGCTGGCCTTCGCCCGCCAACAGATACTGCAGCCCCGCCCCGTGGACCTCAACGAAACCGTGAAGGGCCTGGCCAGCTTCCTGGACAAGGTCATCGGCCGGGACGTGGAACTGAGGGTCGAACATGCGCCACTCGATCCGGTGCGCGCCGATCCCACCCAGATCGAGCAAGTGCTCATGGACCTCTGCCTCAACGCCCGCGACGCCATGCCCAAAGGCGGCCGTCTGGTCATCACCACGGAAATGGCCGAACTCGACGAGCGCTACTGCCGCTTCTATTCCTATGCCCTCCCCGGCCGCTACGCCGTCCTTTCCGTTTCCGATACCGGCATGGGCATGGACGCCGAAACCCGCGAGCGCATCTTTGAACCGTTCTTCACCACCAAGGAGCTCGGCAAGGGCACCGGCATGGGCCTGGCCACCGTTTACGGCATCGTCAAGCAGCATAATGGCTTCATCCACGTTTACAGCGAGCCCGGCCATGGCAGCATGTTCCGCATCTATCTCCCCACCTGGCAGGAGACGGCCGCGGAAAAAGGCGACAGCGGAGAAGTTCCGTTGTGCGGGGCCGCCCGCGGCGGGAAAGAGACGATTCTCCTCGTCGAGGATCACGATTCCATCCGCGAGATGGCCCACCAGGCGCTCCTCGGCCTCGGCTATCGCGTGCTCCTTGCCTGCGACGGCGAACAAGCCCTGCAGCTCTGCGCCAGCGAAGCCCTGGACTTGGCCATTCTCGACGTGGTCATGCCCAAACTCGGAGGCATCGCCACCGCCGCGAAGCTGCGCAAACGCTTCCCCAACCTTCCCCTGATCTACAGCAGCGGCTACGTCTCCGAGCCCGCTAATTTCGCCAGCACCGGCCCCCCCGTTTTCTATCTCCCGAAGCCCTACACTCCCGCCGCCCTCGCACGCCTCGTCCGCCAGGTCCTGGAACAGGCCGCCCACGCCGCCACCCTCCCGTCTCCGTGAGGGGCTGCCGAAAAAAGCAATAACCGTCGTCTTGAATCCAGCGCACGATGGGAGTATAGCGAGGAGGGCAAGGACGGTTTGTTGTCACTTACGGATGCCAGGCAGATTGTGCGCGGAGCGCGATCACGCCCTCTGATTGATCCATTCCCAGCCAAAGCGGCCTTTGATACAGAGGTTTCCGTGGGTGACCGGCTGGTCGATCGGCGATGTCACTTTCACGATGCGTTCGTCCTGCACTTGAACCGTCAGCGTACAGCCAACGCCACAATAGGGGCAGATCGTGTCCGTCTTCGTTTGCCGGGATTCATCCCAGGCGCCAGCCCGGCGCATCTCGTATTCGCTGCGAAACATCAGCGCACCCGTCGGGCATACGCCGATGCAGTTCCCGCAATAGACGCAGGCGGACTCGGGCAGCGGCACGTTGTATTCCGTGGAGATACGCGCGGCAAAGCCGCGTCCGGCAACGGCGATCGCGAAGGTGTTTTGCGCATCCTTTCCGCAGGCTTCCACGCACTTGTAGCAGAGGATGCACTTTCCGTAGTCGCGCACGTACAGGTCATTGTCCACCTTCACCGGCTGCGCCACGGTAGCGGCACGGTTGGCGGCAGGCGCGTGGTGATGTCCCGGCCGCGCCGTATCCCGCTGCCCCTCAGGAGCAGGTGCTGCCGCGGGGCCGAACCGCTCCGGCCGGGCATCGTAACGCCGCATGTATTCCTGGATTTGCGGCGCAGTGGAGACGTCCACTGCGGAAGCGAGCAATTCCAGGACTAAGCGGCGGCTCAGCCGTACCCGCTCCGAATCCGTTTTCACCACCATGCCCGCTTCGGCTTTGCGCGAGCAGGAAGGAACCAGCATCCGCGACCCTTCCACTTCCACGACGCAGATGCGGCAGACGTTTACGGGAGTCAGCGTCTCCAGATAGCAGAGCGTGGGCGTTTCCACGCCAATGCTACGCGCGGCTTCCAGCAGCGTGGCACCTTCGGGAACCGCGACCCGCCGACCGTCGATGGTGATCTCCACCGTGGCCGCAGGAGGCGGAGGCGGCAGGATGGGCAGGGGACCACGGGGTACCGGAATCCTGGCTTCGGGAATATTTTTTGCGCTCATCGCTGGCCCTCGAAAACCGGGAATTTCGCCAGCGCAGATTCGATGGCGCTGGAAGCCGTCTGGCCGAGACCGCAGATGGAAGCGTCGCGCATGGCTTGGCCCACCTCCTTCAAGAGCAGTAGTTCGCCAGAGACGGAGGTCAAAGACATGCCGGAGACCAGGCGATGCATAATTTCCTGCTGGCGAAGCGTTCCAATACGGCATGGAACACACTGCCCGCACGATTCGTCCCGAAAGAAGGCCGCAAGGCGCAGCAGCATCTGGCGCAGGTCCACGCTGTCATCCAAGGGCATCACCACACCCGAGCCCAGCGCGGCGCCGACACCCCGCAGGCCTTCGAAGGTCAGCGGGGTATCGAGCTCTTGCGGCCCCAGAAATGCTCCCGCTGCGCCGCCGATGAGCGCCGCCTGCAGCTTTCCCGTTCCTGCGATGCCTCCCGCCAGGTCCAGCAACTGCCGCAGGGTGATGCCAAACGGCGCTTCGTAAACTCCCGGCTTGGCGACGTGGCCGGAGAGACAGAACAGCTTTGTTCCCGTGGAACGCTCGGTGCCGACAGCCGCGAAGGCCTTCCCGCCTTGCAGGACGATGTGCGGGATATTCAGAAGCGTCTCCACATTATTAATGATGGTGGGTTTTCCGAATAACCCGGCTTGCGTGGGGAAGGGAGGTTTATTGCGCGGTTCGCCGCGGTAACCCTCGATGGAATTCAGCAGGGCCGTTTCTTCTCCGCAGATGTAGGCGCCAGCACCCACGCGCAGCTCGATTTCGAAATGCACGCCCTGGCCGGCAATGTCGCCGCCGAGAAAACCAGCTGCGCGTGACTCGCGAAGCGCCTGCTCCACGCGCCGTCTGGCCTCGGGATACTCTCCGCGCAGGTACAGATAGCCCTGTTCGCATCCGGTGGCGAAACCCGCGATGATCATGGACTCGATTAGGGCAAAGGGATCGCCTTCCATCAGCACGCGATCCTTGAACGTGCCGGGTTCCGATTCGTCGGCATTGCAGATCAGATAGCGCGGCGCGGGAGTATTGCGCAGCGCATCCCACTTCTGGCCCGTGGGGAAGGCGGCTCCGCCCCGCCCGGCCAATTTCGATTCGATGACTTCCCGAATCACCGCGGCGGGCCCCATGGCGATGGCCCGGCGCAGGGCCAGAAAGCCTCCTGCGGCGCAATATTCGGCGAAACTCTCCGGATCCACCAGCCCGATGCGGCGCAGCAACTGCAGGCCGCTCTGCCCGGACTGCGGAATGGAAATGCGCAGCGGGGGTTGCGGAATCTGCCGGTCCGTCAAGGCCGCCTGCACGTCGCCTGGCTGAGCGAATCCGAACGCCTGTTCGAAGGGACGCGCGCCGGCAACCTTCACGAAAGCCGCGGGCGCTTTTTCGCACAGGCCGAGGCACGGGCTGCGCTGCCAGGTGCTTTTTCCATCCTTGCTTGATCCGGCGGGCCCGAAAGTTTTTTCCATCGCGGCACACAGCCGTTCGGACCCTTTGGCTTGGCAGGCGAGGTCCTCGCAGATGTGGGCCACGGCCGGGGGCTGCTTCTGCGTGGCCAACAGTCCGTAGAAGTCCGCTACGCCATAGGCATCGGCGGGCGGCACCTCCAGCAGGCTGCTGGCGTAGTTCAGCGCACCCGGACTGGTCCAGCCCGCGGCATTCTGAATGGCTTGCAGCACCGGCGGCAGATAGCTGCGTTTGGGGGCCCCGGCGGGGATCGACGCAACGACACGATCCACGGCCGCTTTTTCCTCTGCCGTGGCCACCGCCTCCGTAAAATGAAGATCCATGATGGGCGCTCAGTTCCCGGAACGATCCCCGGCACTTTCGCTCTTGCCGATCTTTTCAATGCGCACGGCCGTGGCCTTGAACTCCGAAGTGCCGGACTTCGGATCCACAGCGTCCACCGTCAATTCGTTGGTGGCCACCTGCTCCGGAAAATGAAGCGTCAGGAAGGCCAGTCCGGGGCGCAAGCCCGGATCGAAGCGGACCGGAGCCCGCACCGACCCGCGCCGCGAGAGCACGCGCACGACCTCCCCCTCGCGAAGGCCATACGCACGCCCGTCTTCCGGGGAGAGGTCAATGGTCTCCCCGTGCCGCAGGGGCGAGGAGTAACGCGAACTCTGCACGCCCGTGTTGTAGGAATCCAAACGGCGGCCGGTCGTCAGACGAACTGGAAACTCTTCGTCGAGCGCGTCCACGGGCGGCACATAGTCCACGCAACTGAAGGGAGCGAAGGGACCGATGACCGGGCGTTTCCACAATCGTGCATGCAGGTACTGTTCTCCCGGGTGCGTTTCGTCGTAGCAAGGCCACTGCAATCCTTGCGCGGTTTCGAGCCGGGCATAACTCATGCCCGCATGCAGGGGGCTCAACTCGCGTAACTCGTTCCAGAGTTCCTCGGCGCTGGGAGTACCGAGATCGCGCCCCATTTTGCGGGAGAGATCGCAGAGAATCTGAATATCGTCGCGCACTCCCGGCGGAGGGGGCAGTGCCCGGCGCACCCGCTGCACGCGTCGTTCGCTATTGGTGACGGTGCCTTCGGATTCGCACCACCCGGCAGCAGCCGGGAATACCACGTCCGCCATCTCCGCGGTCTGGGTCAGCAACATGTCCTGGACCACCAGGATATCCAGCCCCTGCAGCAGCCGCATGGTGCGGTGCTGGTCCGCTTCGGAGTTCGCGGGATTTTCTCCGATCACGTACAGCGCCTTGAGCTCGCCGCGCTCCATGGCGTCGAACATCCCGCTCAAGTGCCATCCTTTCCTGGGCGGGATCTTTACGCACCATTTTTTTTCGAATTTTCCGCGCAGCTCGTCGTTTTCCACGTGCTGAAATCCCGGCAGACGGTCGGGCAGGGCTCCCATGTCGCCGCCGCCCTGCACGTTGTTTTGTCCGCGCAGCGGATTCAGCCCCGAGCCGTAGCGCCCCACGTGCCCGGTGAGCAGGGCGAGGTTGATCAGCGAAAGAACATTGTCCACGCCGTTCCGGTGCTCGGTGATGCCCAGCGTCCAGCAGATCTGCGCGCGCCCGGCGCGCCCATAGGCCTGGGCCAATTCGCGGATCGTTTCTCCGGGTATGCCGCAGATCTTCGCGGCATAGGCCAGGGTGTACTTCTCGACGTGCCGGCGGAATTCCTCAAAACCCACGGTCGCGTTCTCGATGAAGCTCCGGTTTTCCAGGCCGCCAGCGAGGATCTCCCGGGCCACGGCATTGGCCAGCGCGATATCCGTTCCTACGTTCAGCCCCAGCCACTTCTCGGCCCACTGCGCGGAGGTGGTCCGGCGCGGGTCCACCGCAAAGAGCCGCGCTCCCCCGTGAATGCCCTTGAGCACGTGATGGAAAAAGATGGGGTGCGTTTCCCGGGCGTTGGATCCCCACAGGACAATGAGGTCCGCCCCTTCTATCTCCCGATAGGAGCTGGTGCCGCCGCCCGCCCCGAAGACCGTCGCCAGACCGACGACGCTGGGGGCGTGTCAAGTTCGGTTGCAGCTGTCAATGTTGTTGCTGCCGATCACCACGCGCGCGAATTTCTGCGCCAGGAAATTCATTTCGTTGGTGGTCTTGGAGCAGCTGAACAGTCCAAAGCTCTGCGCGCCGTGCTTTTGCACGACGCCGGCGAAGCCTTGGGCGGCTCGCGCGAGCGCCTCTTCCCACGTGGCAGCTCGCAGCTTGCCGTTCTCCCGCACCAGCGGAGTGGAGAGCCGTTTGTCTTGCGTCGCCATATGCGTTTTCCACCTGGGACAGCCAGTTGCCTCGCGGTCGTGCCGAAACGGACCAAACGGGCAGCGCCACGGCCCGCGATGCGGCGAATCCCGGGTTCCCTACCCCCTGGTACGCCATTCTAGCAGGGGCAAATGCGTCCGGTGACGAACTTTACGCGAAGGCTTGCAGCCCTGCGCCTCGCAGGGCCGCCATGTGAACGCACAATTAATTTTCCCTGGCCTTTCGATACGGTACCTTTTTGGCGTTGACAGCAACTGGAGCGGATGTTATATCCAAAGCAATAGAAAGCCCTTCGGTGCTGAGTCTCAAGCTGCCTGAGGTTGCGCCTGGCGCGAGCGAAGCAGCGGTTCTGCCTGCGAAGGTGGAAGTGCTTGTCACCCAAGGGTCTGGAACAGCAACACCCACCCCACCCCGGGAGGTGAGAGCCTTGCGGTTTTCACCTCCTTTTTATTTCAATTGGGCCCAGCTCCGCGCCGCCGCTCGCTGCGGCACACCACGACCCGTTCGTCTGCCTGCCGGAAAGGGAAAGTAGGAACCGGAAACTTACTTGTCGGAGCGTCCGCTCGAAACCGTGCGCGCTTCGGGACTCTTCGGCGACCAGTCCTCGGGGGGAAAGGCCACGCGCCAGAAAGTGGGCCGGGCGGTGGAAAATTCCAAGCCGATTTCGGACTTGCCGGAGCGGACCGGGCCGAGAAAGGCCACGAAGCACTCCTGCTCTTCTTCCGTGCGCTTGTGCTTCAGCAGCACTTTGCCGCCGCTCTGCAGCTTGGCTTTCAGCAGCACCAGCGCGCCGTGCGCATTGATCGCCAGGGTGTCCGTGTGCTCTTCGAAGGAATGGCCCTGGACGTCCGTGCCTTTGATGGCCACGCCGACCTGCATCAGCACGCGTTGACTGCGGCGCCGCGCGCCGCCGGGTACTGGACTATTGGGATTCTGCGCCATGACTTTTCTTCTAGATTTACTATACGCCGCGGAGCCGGAAAGTCGAGAGCCTTCCCGTGGCCTCGTGTACAACTAAGATATGGCGCGCCGGGACGTCCGTCCGCGGGCAGCGGCGGAAGCGCTCAGGAGCGCTGGTCGATTGGCACGTAGTTCCGCGTGTCGTGGCCGAGATAGACTTGCCGGGGCCGCGCGATCTTCTGCTCGGGGTCCAGCAGCATCTCTTCCCACTGCGCGATCCAGCCCGAAGTCCGGGGAATGGCGAAGAGCACCGGGAACATGGTCATCGGGAAGCCCATGGACTGGTAGATCAGGCCGGTGTAGAAGTCCACATTGGGGTACAGCTTGCGCTTCACGAAGTATTCGTCCTCGAGGGCGATGCGTTCGCACTCCAGAGCGATCTCCAGGAGGGGATTTTTGCCCATCAGTTCGAACACTTCGTAGGCGATGCCCTTGATGATGCGCGCGCGCGGATCGTAGTTCTTGTACACGCGGTGGCCGAAGCCCATCAGCTTCGTCTCCCCCGCCTTCACCCGCTTGATGAAGTCCGGCACCTTCTGCACCGAGCCGATCTCCTTCAGCATGTGCAGCACTTCCTCGTTGGCGCCGCCATGCAGCGGACCGTAAAGCGCCGCGATGGCCGCCGCCGTGGCGGAATAGGGATCCACGTGCGAGCTGCCCACCCCGCGGATGGTGTTCGCCGAACAGTTCTGCTCGTGATCCGCGTGCAGGATGAAGAGCACGTCCAGCGCCTTCTCCAGAGTGGGGTTCGGCCGGTACTTGGTCTCCGAGGTTTTGAACAGCATGTTCAGGAAATTGCCGGCGTAGCTCAGCTCGTTGTCCGGATAGACGAAGGGCATCCCTAGGGTGTGCCGATAGGAGAACGCCGCTATCGTCGGCATCTTGCCCACCAGCCGGTAGGTCTGCTTCTTCCGGGACTCCACGCTAAAAATGTCCTTGGCGTCATGATAGAAGGTGGACAGCGCCGCGATCGTCGAGATGGTCATGCCCATGGGATGCGCGTCGTAATGAAAGCCGTCGAGAAACTTCTTGATGCTCTCGTGGATGAAGGTGTGGTGGGTAACGTGGTAGGTCCAGTCCTTGAGCTGCGCCGCGGTCGGGAGTTCCCCGTTGAGCAGCAGGTAGGCGGTCTCCAGGTAGGTGCTCTTCTCCGCCAGGTCCTCGATGGGATAGCCGCGGTAGCGCAAGATGCCCGCGTCGCCGTCGATGTAGGTCACCTTGCTGATGCACGAAGCGGTGTTGTTGAACGCCGGATCGTAGCTCATCATGCCGAATTCTTTGGGGTCCACTTTGATCTGGCGGAGGTCCATGGCCCGGATGGTGCCGTGGGTGATGGGCACTTCGTAGCTCTTCCCGGTGCGATTGTCGGTAATGGTCAGCGTTTCCCGCGGCATGGAGGAGGCCTCTGCGTTCTTGGATGGCGATACCGGCTGAACTGGATTCATGGATGTACCCGTGCGGGGCGGCTGGCGCCCGCGTGCCTCTCCACTTTACACCAAGGAGGGGGGCGGCGGAAATGGGCGCCCCGGAGAAGCGATTCAAACGAATGTTTGAAAAGGCCGGCGGGTTGGGCGGCAGTAGTCCTCTGGACAATAGTCGTTATAACGTGTACTATGCGGGGTGCCGCGCTCCGGCGTCCCGGAGACGGCCCCAGGAGATTCCATGATAAAGCTTCGCCGCAGCCCCGAGCGCGGCCACTTCGACCACGGCTGGCTCGACACCTTTCACACTTTTTCCTTCGCCGACTACTACGACCCGCGGCACATGCACTTTCGCACCCTGCGCGTGATCAACGAGGACCGTGTCGCGCCCGGCGCCGGCTTTCCCACCCACCCGCACCGCGACATGGAGATCGTCACCTACGTCCTGGAAGGCGCTTTGCAGCACCGCGACAGCATGGGCCACGGCTCGGTCATCCGCCCCGGCGAGGTGCAGCGCATGAGCGCCGGCAGCGGTGTGACGCACAGCGAATACAACGCCTCCGAGAGCGAGCCCGTA
Protein-coding sequences here:
- a CDS encoding (2Fe-2S)-binding protein — translated: MSAKNIPEARIPVPRGPLPILPPPPPAATVEITIDGRRVAVPEGATLLEAARSIGVETPTLCYLETLTPVNVCRICVVEVEGSRMLVPSCSRKAEAGMVVKTDSERVRLSRRLVLELLASAVDVSTAPQIQEYMRRYDARPERFGPAAAPAPEGQRDTARPGHHHAPAANRAATVAQPVKVDNDLYVRDYGKCILCYKCVEACGKDAQNTFAIAVAGRGFAARISTEYNVPLPESACVYCGNCIGVCPTGALMFRSEYEMRRAGAWDESRQTKTDTICPYCGVGCTLTVQVQDERIVKVTSPIDQPVTHGNLCIKGRFGWEWINQRA
- a CDS encoding response regulator yields the protein MKPELLEELQSASLAVPLRLLLFQNSPEETAAILRELEQSGIAAQADVIASPEEFRRCLAERSYDAVLADYCLPEGSGFEAFQELRRGGKDTPFLLLAAALPEEEAVECIKQGVSDYIRKDHLSRLPLALKRAVREKTLREESERAQAALARSADRLRTIIEAEPHCVKILDREGLLLEINQAGLRMLEADRAEQVLGKAICQLIVPEYRERFQRLHQGICEGGSGVLEFESMGLQGTRCWLETHAVPFRDAEGRIIGSLSVTRDISEHKRAEEALRLSEARNRDLVENAAYGICRASLHGVFHYLNPAFQRMLQCSSAEEVRALNLVGDIFRYPEEFACLLASCQEQGRINGAETEWRRRDGSIFTVRLTLRRVLTPSATESLEIIAEDVTELRAMERQLRQAQKFEAIGQLAGGVAHDFNNVVGAILGWAELGFEQTKDSPQAALKFGRIREQAERAAALTKELLAFARQQILQPRPVDLNETVKGLASFLDKVIGRDVELRVEHAPLDPVRADPTQIEQVLMDLCLNARDAMPKGGRLVITTEMAELDERYCRFYSYALPGRYAVLSVSDTGMGMDAETRERIFEPFFTTKELGKGTGMGLATVYGIVKQHNGFIHVYSEPGHGSMFRIYLPTWQETAAEKGDSGEVPLCGAARGGKETILLVEDHDSIREMAHQALLGLGYRVLLACDGEQALQLCASEALDLAILDVVMPKLGGIATAAKLRKRFPNLPLIYSSGYVSEPANFASTGPPVFYLPKPYTPAALARLVRQVLEQAAHAATLPSP
- a CDS encoding citrate synthase, whose translation is MPRETLTITDNRTGKSYEVPITHGTIRAMDLRQIKVDPKEFGMMSYDPAFNNTASCISKVTYIDGDAGILRYRGYPIEDLAEKSTYLETAYLLLNGELPTAAQLKDWTYHVTHHTFIHESIKKFLDGFHYDAHPMGMTISTIAALSTFYHDAKDIFSVESRKKQTYRLVGKMPTIAAFSYRHTLGMPFVYPDNELSYAGNFLNMLFKTSETKYRPNPTLEKALDVLFILHADHEQNCSANTIRGVGSSHVDPYSATAAAIAALYGPLHGGANEEVLHMLKEIGSVQKVPDFIKRVKAGETKLMGFGHRVYKNYDPRARIIKGIAYEVFELMGKNPLLEIALECERIALEDEYFVKRKLYPNVDFYTGLIYQSMGFPMTMFPVLFAIPRTSGWIAQWEEMLLDPEQKIARPRQVYLGHDTRNYVPIDQRS
- a CDS encoding molybdopterin-dependent oxidoreductase, translated to MATQDKRLSTPLVRENGKLRAATWEEALARAAQGFAGVVQKHGAQSFGLFSCSKTTNEMNFLAQKFARVVIGSNNIDSCNRTUHAPSVVGLATVFGAGGGTSSYREIEGADLIVLWGSNARETHPIFFHHVLKGIHGGARLFAVDPRRTTSAQWAEKWLGLNVGTDIALANAVAREILAGGLENRSFIENATVGFEEFRRHVEKYTLAYAAKICGIPGETIRELAQAYGRAGRAQICWTLGITEHRNGVDNVLSLINLALLTGHVGRYGSGLNPLRGQNNVQGGGDMGALPDRLPGFQHVENDELRGKFEKKWCVKIPPRKGWHLSGMFDAMERGELKALYVIGENPANSEADQHRTMRLLQGLDILVVQDMLLTQTAEMADVVFPAAAGWCESEGTVTNSERRVQRVRRALPPPPGVRDDIQILCDLSRKMGRDLGTPSAEELWNELRELSPLHAGMSYARLETAQGLQWPCYDETHPGEQYLHARLWKRPVIGPFAPFSCVDYVPPVDALDEEFPVRLTTGRRLDSYNTGVQSSRYSSPLRHGETIDLSPEDGRAYGLREGEVVRVLSRRGSVRAPVRFDPGLRPGLAFLTLHFPEQVATNELTVDAVDPKSGTSEFKATAVRIEKIGKSESAGDRSGN
- a CDS encoding NAD(P)H-dependent oxidoreductase subunit E; this translates as MDLHFTEAVATAEEKAAVDRVVASIPAGAPKRSYLPPVLQAIQNAAGWTSPGALNYASSLLEVPPADAYGVADFYGLLATQKQPPAVAHICEDLACQAKGSERLCAAMEKTFGPAGSSKDGKSTWQRSPCLGLCEKAPAAFVKVAGARPFEQAFGFAQPGDVQAALTDRQIPQPPLRISIPQSGQSGLQLLRRIGLVDPESFAEYCAAGGFLALRRAIAMGPAAVIREVIESKLAGRGGAAFPTGQKWDALRNTPAPRYLICNADESEPGTFKDRVLMEGDPFALIESMIIAGFATGCEQGYLYLRGEYPEARRRVEQALRESRAAGFLGGDIAGQGVHFEIELRVGAGAYICGEETALLNSIEGYRGEPRNKPPFPTQAGLFGKPTIINNVETLLNIPHIVLQGGKAFAAVGTERSTGTKLFCLSGHVAKPGVYEAPFGITLRQLLDLAGGIAGTGKLQAALIGGAAGAFLGPQELDTPLTFEGLRGVGAALGSGVVMPLDDSVDLRQMLLRLAAFFRDESCGQCVPCRIGTLRQQEIMHRLVSGMSLTSVSGELLLLKEVGQAMRDASICGLGQTASSAIESALAKFPVFEGQR